The sequence below is a genomic window from Blastopirellula retiformator.
TGTCGCCCCCCGCGATACACTGCCCGAGCCGATCGCCAAGCTCGATTGGGACCAGTGGCAGTCGATCCGCTTTGATGACGAGCAATCGTTGTGGCGAGAAGACGACCTAGCGTTCCAGGCCCGCTTCTTTCATCTCGGCTTCACGATCAAGACGCCGGTCCGCATGTTTGAAGTGAAGGACGGTCAAGCGCAAGAGTTGGCTTACGACGCCGAGATGTTCGACTACGACAAGAGCGGCGTCAGTCCCGAAACGCTGCCGCCCGATCTTGGCTTTGCCGGCTTCCGCTTGAATTTTGAGAGCGACTGGATGCGCGACGTCGCGGCGTTCCAAGGCGCCAGTTACTTTCGCGCCGTCGGCGGCGACAAGCAGTATGGTCAATCGGCCCGCGGTCTGGCGATCGACTGCGGCATGGGATACCCAGAAGAGTTCCCCAACTTCATCGCCTACTATCTTGAGCAGCCGGCCGAGGGCTCAAAGACCGTGACGGTTTACGGCTTACTGGATTCTCCCAGCGTCAGCGGCGCCTATCGTTTCTTGATGACGCCGGGCGAATCGTTTGTGATGGACATCGACGCAGCGCTTTACCCGCGTAAAGAGATCGCGCGGCTCGGGATCGCGCCGCTGACCAGCATGTACCAGTATGGCGAAAACGATCAGCGGATGGCGAACGATTGGCGTCCCGAGATTCATGACACCGACGGACTGCAAATGTGGACCGGCCGCGGCGAATGGATCTGGCGGCCGTTGGTCAATCCAGAAGGGGTGCGAATCAATTCGTTCATGGACGACAACCCGCGCGGCTTTGGTTTGCTGCAGCGCGATCATGACTTTGACCACTATCAAGATGACGGCGTCTTCTACGACCTGCGGCCCAGCGTCTGGGTCGAACCGAAACTGGGCGCCGATGGCAAAGGCTGGGGGAAAGGCTCCGTGATGCTGGTCGAGATTCCGACCGTCGACGAAACGTTTGATAACATCGTCGCCTTCTGGAACCCGACCGAGAAACCGCAGCCCGGCCAAGAGGTCGAATTTGGTTACAAGTTGACCTGGGGCGCGACGACGCCGGCGAAGCCGACCGGCGCGATCGTCCGGGCGACCCGAACTGGCATTGGCGGCGTAGTCGGACAACCGCGGAAGTATTTCTCGTGGCGGTTTGCGATCGACTTCGCCCGCGGCACGCTCGATAAGTTGCCCAAAGACGCCAAGGTCGAACCGGTGATCGAAGCGTCGCGCGGCAAGGTTGAGATCACCTCGGCGCGACCGCTGTTCGACCTGAACGGCGACGGCGTCAGCGGCTATCGAGCGATGTTCGATCTGAAGCCGACCGACACCAGTCTCGAGCCGATCAACATCCGGCTTTATCTCCAGAGCGAAGATCACACGCTAAGCGAGACCTGGCTCTATCAATGGACCCCGCCCAGCAACTTGAAAGAGCTGGCGCCCGAGTTGTGGGACGAAGCGAAGACGTAACGCGGGCAATGCGCTGCGGACGGATCGATGGTTAGCCCAGGTAGATCTTGCTACCTGGGCGGCGCAGCCGCAAGAGGCATCAAGCCTTGGTATGCAGCAAATAGGCGGGGCGCACGCTCAAACGGTACACGCGCGGCCGATAGAATTCCGACCTCGGACTGACGCCTCTTGCCGAAGATGTCGGCCGCGGTAGCGGAGCTACCGCGGCTAACCTAAAGGGATCGCCCTGCCCTACTCCGTTTCCGGTTCTTGTAGCTCTTCGTCCAGGCTGCGGAGTTCTTCGACCCAGAGACGGATTTCGTTTTCGTATTCGCTCGCCAGGTCTCCTTTGACCAATTGGCGATGGAACATGGCGGCGCCTCCCTTGCGATGTTCGGCATCTTCGGCCGTCGGGAAGCGGCGCATGGGGTCGGGGGCGATCAGCCCGCGGCAGAAGGTCATCAGCAGTTCGTTACACGCGATCTCTTCCGGCAGAATGTCGGTCAGTCGCTGGGCGAGAAATCGCTTCGCTTCCAGCAGGTCGCGATAGTTGTTCAGCCCGGCGAAGAGCGATCGCCCGGCCAGCATTTCGATCAGCACGTAGCCGAGGCTGGCCAAGTCGCTGCGCGGCGAGGCTTCGTTTCCTTCCAGCACTTCCGGCGCGGCGTACGACGGCGTGCAGGTCCGTTCTTTCGGCGGCGCGTCAATCATAAAGGCCGAGCCGATGTCGATCAGCTTGGCGGTACCGGTTCGCTTGAGCATCAAGTTCGACGGTTTGACGTCGCCATGGACGATCCCTTCGCGATGCAGCGCGGCGAGTGCGGCCAGGCAATCGCGTACGATCGCGACGGCGACGCCCGGCTTGAACCGCGGTTGTTCGGGCCCCTTCGAGACGATCACCTGGTTGATGTAATCCCACCGCTTTTGCGAAACGCGGTCGCGGATTCGTTCGACCATGCCGGGGGTGAGCAGCTCTTGCAAGTCGTAGCCGTCGACCCATTCCATCACCATCACGCGGATGCGGCGGCGATCGAGGAAGTTGTGGACTTCCAGCAGGTTATGCTGCTGAATCTGGGCGACCCGCGATGCGATCTGCGCGATGCGGTTCATCGCGATCTCGTAGGTGTGGATCCCCTCGTAACGTTCGGGCGAGAAGACCTTCACGGCGAGCGGAATCGTGAAGTCGTCCGCCCCGCGTCGTTCGGTCAAAAAGACCATTCCCTGACCGCCGCAGCCCAGTAGGCGGCGCAGTTTGTAATGTTCGGTCCAGCTCGAGCGTTTGGCGTGAACCAGTTCGTCATAGCGACGAAGCAGGTCCTCGGGACACTTGAACGTCTTCCCCTCGCTGAAGGTCAGCGTCGGGTGCAGGTCATGGCGTGTCGTGGTGAGCATCGGCTGCGCCTTGTCGTCACCGAATGGGGAATCGATGTCTACCATTACTCGGACCGAATCATCTTAAGAAGCATGATGGAAAAGCGTCTAGATGAATTTCCCGCGACTGGGTGGGGCGCCAGGTTGCAGGAATCATCCCTCGTCATGGGGCAATTCATTGGGGAGCGGGCCGAAGCGGAAATCCAAGTCGCTTGTCGACGACGTTGATCAGCGGTTCTCCGGCGCGAAACCGCCGGAGGTTTTCGCAAAACAAATCGGTCACGTCGTCGTTCCGCGTGCGGCCTTGAGCGCCGACATGGGGCGTAATAATTACGTTCTCAAAATCCCAGAGCGGACTCTCGGGGGGTAAGGGCTCGAGCTCTGCGACATCGACCCCTGCCGCCGACAAATGGTTCGTCTCGAGGGCGTGGATAAGTGCTGACTCGCGAACGACTTGCCCGCGGGCCACATTAATAAAGATAGCGCCCGTTTTCATCGCTGCAAATTGATCGGTATCAAATAGATAGCGAGTATCTGCGTTAAGGGGTAATGCGAGGATTACAACGTCTGATTCGGCCAACAGGTCATTTAGACGGTCAGCCGGC
It includes:
- a CDS encoding glucan biosynthesis protein, which produces MQRRELLKKAAAALAATALPWTSLLDAAAHAGLKPLGKPQAFSFDALKKQARQLASQEYVAPRDTLPEPIAKLDWDQWQSIRFDDEQSLWREDDLAFQARFFHLGFTIKTPVRMFEVKDGQAQELAYDAEMFDYDKSGVSPETLPPDLGFAGFRLNFESDWMRDVAAFQGASYFRAVGGDKQYGQSARGLAIDCGMGYPEEFPNFIAYYLEQPAEGSKTVTVYGLLDSPSVSGAYRFLMTPGESFVMDIDAALYPRKEIARLGIAPLTSMYQYGENDQRMANDWRPEIHDTDGLQMWTGRGEWIWRPLVNPEGVRINSFMDDNPRGFGLLQRDHDFDHYQDDGVFYDLRPSVWVEPKLGADGKGWGKGSVMLVEIPTVDETFDNIVAFWNPTEKPQPGQEVEFGYKLTWGATTPAKPTGAIVRATRTGIGGVVGQPRKYFSWRFAIDFARGTLDKLPKDAKVEPVIEASRGKVEITSARPLFDLNGDGVSGYRAMFDLKPTDTSLEPINIRLYLQSEDHTLSETWLYQWTPPSNLKELAPELWDEAKT
- a CDS encoding serine/threonine protein kinase encodes the protein MLTTTRHDLHPTLTFSEGKTFKCPEDLLRRYDELVHAKRSSWTEHYKLRRLLGCGGQGMVFLTERRGADDFTIPLAVKVFSPERYEGIHTYEIAMNRIAQIASRVAQIQQHNLLEVHNFLDRRRIRVMVMEWVDGYDLQELLTPGMVERIRDRVSQKRWDYINQVIVSKGPEQPRFKPGVAVAIVRDCLAALAALHREGIVHGDVKPSNLMLKRTGTAKLIDIGSAFMIDAPPKERTCTPSYAAPEVLEGNEASPRSDLASLGYVLIEMLAGRSLFAGLNNYRDLLEAKRFLAQRLTDILPEEIACNELLMTFCRGLIAPDPMRRFPTAEDAEHRKGGAAMFHRQLVKGDLASEYENEIRLWVEELRSLDEELQEPETE